A portion of the Punica granatum isolate Tunisia-2019 chromosome 7, ASM765513v2, whole genome shotgun sequence genome contains these proteins:
- the LOC116215506 gene encoding mitochondrial import inner membrane translocase subunit TIM50-like isoform X1 produces the protein MEQHAFTLVLNLNETLVYSDWKYVDPVVERLDGEQCIRCRLSRSATKYQDGKHYRDHSGHDRNPGKLIYISGHTLELCLQQENCVQIKPWKLEVDDTTLLDLIPFLEFVATRPPRDIGSVLASYEGKYIPKEFIKSSRDYQRNKIIFLLSCLIILDARDTFF, from the exons ATGGAGCAGCATGCTTTTACGCTTGTTCTAAATTTGAATGAGACATTAGTTTACTCTGATTGGAAG TACGTTGATCCTGTGGTTGAAAGGCTTGATGGCGAGCAATGTATACGATGCAGGCTTAGCAGGAGTGCGACCAAATATCAGGATGGAAAACATTATAGG GATCACTCTGGGCATGACAGGAATCCTGGGAAGCTCATATATATCAGTGGCCATACTTTGGAGTTATGTCTTCAGCAGGAAAATTGTGTCCAGATTAAGCCATGGAAGCTTGAGGTGGATGATACAACCCTTCTAGATCTTATCCCGTTTCTCGAGT TTGTTGCCACAAGACCACCACGGGATATTGGATCAGTGTTAGCATCTTACGAAGGAAAATACATTCCTAAGGAGTTCATCAAAAGTTCCCGGGATTATCAGAGGAACAAAATTATCTTCCTCCTCAGTTgtttaataattttagatgCCCGCGACACTTTCTTTTGA
- the LOC116215506 gene encoding mitochondrial import inner membrane translocase subunit TIM50-like isoform X4, translated as MSCLLQYVDPVVERLDGEQCIRCRLSRSATKYQDGKHYRDHSGHDRNPGKLIYISGHTLELCLQQENCVQIKPWKLEVDDTTLLDLIPFLEFVATRPPRDIGSVLASYEGKYIPKEFIKSSRDYQRNKIIFLLSCLIILDARDTFF; from the exons atgtCTTGCCTCTTGCAGTACGTTGATCCTGTGGTTGAAAGGCTTGATGGCGAGCAATGTATACGATGCAGGCTTAGCAGGAGTGCGACCAAATATCAGGATGGAAAACATTATAGG GATCACTCTGGGCATGACAGGAATCCTGGGAAGCTCATATATATCAGTGGCCATACTTTGGAGTTATGTCTTCAGCAGGAAAATTGTGTCCAGATTAAGCCATGGAAGCTTGAGGTGGATGATACAACCCTTCTAGATCTTATCCCGTTTCTCGAGT TTGTTGCCACAAGACCACCACGGGATATTGGATCAGTGTTAGCATCTTACGAAGGAAAATACATTCCTAAGGAGTTCATCAAAAGTTCCCGGGATTATCAGAGGAACAAAATTATCTTCCTCCTCAGTTgtttaataattttagatgCCCGCGACACTTTCTTTTGA
- the LOC116215506 gene encoding mitochondrial import inner membrane translocase subunit TIM50-like isoform X3, whose amino-acid sequence MEQHAFTLVLNLNETLVYSDWKRERDCTLILWLKGLMASNVYDAGLAGVRPNIRMENIIGNPGKLIYISGHTLELCLQQENCVQIKPWKLEVDDTTLLDLIPFLEFVATRPPRDIGSVLASYEGKYIPKEFIKSSRDYQRNKIIFLLSCLIILDARDTFF is encoded by the exons ATGGAGCAGCATGCTTTTACGCTTGTTCTAAATTTGAATGAGACATTAGTTTACTCTGATTGGAAG CGTGAAAGAGACTG TACGTTGATCCTGTGGTTGAAAGGCTTGATGGCGAGCAATGTATACGATGCAGGCTTAGCAGGAGTGCGACCAAATATCAGGATGGAAAACATTATAGG GAATCCTGGGAAGCTCATATATATCAGTGGCCATACTTTGGAGTTATGTCTTCAGCAGGAAAATTGTGTCCAGATTAAGCCATGGAAGCTTGAGGTGGATGATACAACCCTTCTAGATCTTATCCCGTTTCTCGAGT TTGTTGCCACAAGACCACCACGGGATATTGGATCAGTGTTAGCATCTTACGAAGGAAAATACATTCCTAAGGAGTTCATCAAAAGTTCCCGGGATTATCAGAGGAACAAAATTATCTTCCTCCTCAGTTgtttaataattttagatgCCCGCGACACTTTCTTTTGA
- the LOC116215506 gene encoding mitochondrial import inner membrane translocase subunit TIM50-like isoform X2 yields the protein MHSWSSLLYIIKPYQSTDFNFICLASCSTLILWLKGLMASNVYDAGLAGVRPNIRMENIIGNPGKLIYISGHTLELCLQQENCVQIKPWKLEVDDTTLLDLIPFLEFVATRPPRDIGSVLASYEGKYIPKEFIKSSRDYQRNKIIFLLSCLIILDARDTFF from the exons ATGCATTCTTGGAGCAGCTtgctatatattataaaaccGTATCAATCCActgatttcaattttatatgtCTTGCCTCTTGCAGTACGTTGATCCTGTGGTTGAAAGGCTTGATGGCGAGCAATGTATACGATGCAGGCTTAGCAGGAGTGCGACCAAATATCAGGATGGAAAACATTATAGG GAATCCTGGGAAGCTCATATATATCAGTGGCCATACTTTGGAGTTATGTCTTCAGCAGGAAAATTGTGTCCAGATTAAGCCATGGAAGCTTGAGGTGGATGATACAACCCTTCTAGATCTTATCCCGTTTCTCGAGT TTGTTGCCACAAGACCACCACGGGATATTGGATCAGTGTTAGCATCTTACGAAGGAAAATACATTCCTAAGGAGTTCATCAAAAGTTCCCGGGATTATCAGAGGAACAAAATTATCTTCCTCCTCAGTTgtttaataattttagatgCCCGCGACACTTTCTTTTGA
- the LOC116215506 gene encoding uncharacterized protein LOC116215506 isoform X5, producing MEQHAFTLVLNLNETLVYSDWKRERDCTLILWLKGLMASNVYDAGLAGVRPNIRMENIIGITLGMTGILGSSYISVAILWSYVFSRKIVSRLSHGSLRWMIQPF from the exons ATGGAGCAGCATGCTTTTACGCTTGTTCTAAATTTGAATGAGACATTAGTTTACTCTGATTGGAAG CGTGAAAGAGACTG TACGTTGATCCTGTGGTTGAAAGGCTTGATGGCGAGCAATGTATACGATGCAGGCTTAGCAGGAGTGCGACCAAATATCAGGATGGAAAACATTATAGG GATCACTCTGGGCATGACAGGAATCCTGGGAAGCTCATATATATCAGTGGCCATACTTTGGAGTTATGTCTTCAGCAGGAAAATTGTGTCCAGATTAAGCCATGGAAGCTTGAGGTGGATGATACAACCCTTCTAG
- the LOC116214327 gene encoding leucine-rich repeat receptor-like serine/threonine-protein kinase BAM2, whose translation MRLLVLLFLLLHLHIHLSSAAAAGHLPELRGLLSIKSSLVFDPVSEQPPLGWWNSSVSHCLWSGVTCSPRTGHVTALDLSGLNISCPVPPQISSLTALSYLNLSDNFFNESFPAQLAVLKNLQVLDLYNNNMSGPLPFIVTQMSALRHLHLGGNFFNGSIPPEYGQWEFLEYLGVQGNELSGAIPPEIGNLTKLKELYVGYNNIYEGGLPLQIGNLLELVRLDAASCGLSGEIPIEIGKLQKLDTLFLHMNSLSGPLTRELGQLSSLKSMDLSENMLSGEIPESFSQLKNLTLLCMFRNKLHGSIPDFIGDLPQLEVLQLWENNFTGSIPVGLGENGKLQFLDLSSNKLTGTLPPDLCMFRGVINEIPLPPRLKVLSLSNNQFSGQLPIVFFRNSNVELVDLANNNFDGPLPIPSPNVWFYSAANNKFSGDIPHQLCNATLLRVVILSNNSLNGSIPHCFINLSASVLDLRANKLVGHIPDIFFSWNNLRTIQLSQNQLEGTLPRSLANCKNLEVLDLSDNELEGRFPNRLGTLPNLQVLNLRSNKLRGLINSSRKNNHPFPKLHIFDLSDNSFCGHLPAKYIANFIAIKDESRSSLQYMGANDTHATWPPYQDSVTVVMKGFAIKLVRILTVFTTIDFSRNFFGGDIPELIGDLKALKGLNFSHNNLTGKIPSSVGNLTNLEWLDLSSNKLNGEIPRGLADLSWLCWLNLSDNQFVGPIPQSTQFDTFDHSFDGNPGLCGHPLPKACGVDNPQSPPPTSPEDGEKKAQGGNWIKWKAVAMGYGCGISFGISAGYVMLETRRSKWLVRTVERWLVGRDRKTNRPKKKCGSKKSREALIHDRFCTLTCDFIRMKKCV comes from the exons ATGCGCCTTCTcgtcctcctcttcctcctcctccacctccacATCCACCTCtcctccgccgccgccgccggccACCTCCCGGAGCTCCGGGGACTCCTCTCGATCAAGTCCTCCCTCGTCTTCGACCCCGTCTCGGAGCAGCCTCCCCTCGGCTGGTGGAACTCCTCCGTCTCCCACTGCCTCTGGTCCGGCGTCACCTGCAGCCCCCGCACCGGCCACGTGACCGCCCTCGACCTCTCCGGCCTTAACATCTCCTGCCCTGTCCCGCCCCAGATCTCCTCCCTCACCGCCCTCAGCTACCTCAACCTCTCCGACAACTTCTTCAACGAGTCCTTCCCCGCTCAGCTCGCCGTCCTCAAGAACCTCCAGGTCCTCGACCTCTACAACAACAATATGTCGGGACCACTCCCCTTCATCGTGACCCAAATGTCGGCCTTGCGCCACCTCCACCTCGGCGGGAACTTCTTCAACGGCAGCATCCCGCCGGAGTACGGCCAGTGGGAGTTCCTGGAGTACCTCGGCGTGCAGGGGAACGAGCTCAGCGGGGCCATTCCCCCCGAGATCGGGAACTTGACGAAACTGAAGGAGCTCTATGTTGG TTACAACAACATCTACGAAGGTGGCCTGCCGCTGCAGATTGGGAACTTGTTGGAGCTGGTCCGACTCGACGCAGCCAGCTGCGGGCTCTCAGGCGAGATCCCCATTGAGATCGGGAAGCTTCAGAAGCTGGACACTCTGTTCCTCCACATGAATTCCCTCTCCGGTCCACTGACCCGTGAACTCGGCCAACTGAGCAGCCTCAAATCGATGGACCTCTCCGAAAACATGCTCTCCGGGGAGATACCGGAATCGTTCTCGCAGCTAAAGAACCTGACTTTACTCTGCATGTTCCGCAACAAGCTTCATGGCTCGATCCCCGACTTCATCGGAGACCTGCCCCAGCTTGAGGTCTTGCAGTTGTGGGAAAATAACTTCACGGGTAGCATCCCTGTTGGGTTGGGAGAGAATGGGAAGCTTCAATTCCTCGACCTGTCTTCGAACAAATTGACGGGCACTCTGCCTCCTGATTTGTGCATGTTTCGTGGGGTCATTAATGAAATTCCCCTCCCTCCGCGGCTTAAAGTCTTATCCCTCTCCAACAACCAATTTTCTGGACAGTTGCCGATAGTCTTCTTCCGAAATTCAAATGTTGAGTTGGTTGACTTAGCCAATAACAATTTTGACGGCCCACTTCCGATTCCATCGCCCAATGTTTGGTTCTATTCCGCTGCAAACAATAAGTTTAGTGGAGATATTCCTCATCAACTCTGCAACGCCACTCTGCTACGTGTGGTGATCCTCTCCAATAATAGCTTGAATGGCTCCATTCCTCACTGTTTCATAAATTTAAGTGCATCGGTGTTGGACCTCCGAGCAAATAAGCTTGTTGGTCATATACCAGATATATTTTTCTCGTGGAACAACTTGAGGACGATTCAATTGAGTCAAAATCAACTTGAAGGTACTCTGCCGCGATCTTTGGCGAATTGTAAGAATTTGGAAGTTTTGGATCTCAGTGACAATGAGTTGGAGGGTCGCTTCCCTAATCGGTTGGGCACTCTTCCGAATTTGCAGGTGCTCAACCTGAGATCCAACAAGCTTCGTGGTCTGATTAACAGCTCCAGGAAGAATAATCATCCCTTCCCAAAGTTGCATATTTTTGACCTCTCTGACAACAGCTTTTGTGGTCATCTTCCGGCTAAGTACATTGCCAACTTCATAGCCATCAAAGATGAATCAAGAAGCAGTTTACAATACATGGGGGCAAATGATACTCACGCAACCTGGCCACCCTATCAAGATTCAGTCACGGTGGTCATGAAAGGGTTCGCCATTAAGTTGGTGAGAATTCTGACTGTGTTTACGACCATCGACTTCTCAAGGAACTTCTTCGGAGGAGATATCCCAGAGTTAATAGGAGATCTGAAGGCACTCAAGGGACTCAACTTTTCTCACAACAATTTGACCGGAAAAATCCCTTCTTCTGTGGGGAACTTGACGAATCTTGAGTGGCTGGACCTCTCCTCGAACAAGCTCAACGGGGAGATCCCTAGAGGATTGGCGGATCTGTCGTGGCTCTGCTGGTTGAATCTCTCAGATAACCAGTTCGTGGGACCAATTCCTCAAAGCACGCAATTTGACACATTCGACCACTCCTTTGACGGGAATCCTGGACTGTGTGGGCATCCCCTGCCAAAAGCATGTGGGGTCGACAACCCGCAATCACCACCTCCGACATCCCCAGAAGATGGAGAAAAGAAGGCGCAAGGTGGGAACTGGATCAAGTGGAAGGCAGTGGCAATGGGCTATGGATGCGGAATTTCATTCGGGATATCAGCAGGGTACGTTATGCTGGAAACCAGGAGGTCGAAATGGCTGGTGAGAACAGTTGAGCGATGGCTGGTGGGAAGAGACAGAAAGACAAATAGGCCGAAGAAAAAATGCGGCTCGAAGAAATCACGCGAGGCACTTATTCATGACCGATTTTGCACATTAACATGTGATTTTATAAGAATGAAAAAGTGCGTATAG
- the LOC116214328 gene encoding mitochondrial import inner membrane translocase subunit TIM50, which yields MSSMIARSRVSSLLAKHNRRFLSSDVSINSHKESIIASQSLISEQAPPPPPEEPAPPAQGKRSWNFLKYSLVAAFTGVAATAVYATCAYSADEIDDKTKAFRASVSNTAADTDSAVEKFQTALYSAAMTVPAKAIDLYLDLRRQIEEQVQGFTEPTSDKLLPDLHPMEQHVFTLVLDLNETLVYSDWKRERGWRTFKRPGVDAFLEQLAKYYEIVIYSDQLSMYVDPVVERLDGKQCIRYKLNRSATKYQDGKHYRDLSKLNRNPGKVIYISGHASESCLQQENCVQIKPWKLEADDTALLDLIPFLEFVATRPPQDIRPVLASYEGKDIPKEFIKRSQDYQRRMQEQRQGRSLWRH from the exons ATGTCGTCGATGATCGCTCGATCTCGCGTTAGCTCATTGCTGGCGAAGCACAATCGGCGGTTCCTGAGTTCGGACGTTTCAATCAACTCACACAAGGAGTCCATCATCGCGTCGCAGTCTCTCATTTCCGAACAGGCGCCGCCACCGCCGCCGGAAGAGCCGGCTCCTCCTGCCCAGGGGAAGAGATCGTGGAACTTTCTCAAGTACAGCCTAGTCGCCGCTTTCACTGGCGTTGCTGCCACCGCCGTTTACGCCACCTGCG CGTATTCTGCGGATGAAATAGATGACAAAACAAAGGCTTTTCGAGCATCTGTCAGCAACACTGCGGCGGACACTGACTCTGCAGTAGAA AAATTTCAAACTGCTCTCTATTCTGCTGCCATGACAG TACCTGCAAAAGCTATTGATCTGTATCTGGATTTGAGGAGGCAAATTGAAGAACAAGTTCAA GGTTTTACTGAGCCAACCTCCGATAAGCTCCTTCCTGATTTGCATCCAATGGAGCAGCATGTTTTTACGCTTGTTCTAGATTTGAATGAGACATTAGTTTACTCTGATTGGAAG CGTGAGAGAGGCTGGCGAACATTCAAACGACCTGGAGTTGATGCATTCTTGGAGCAGCTTGctaaatattatgaaattgtCATCTACTCTGACCAGCTTAGTATG TACGTTGATCCTGTGGTTGAAAGGCTTGATGGTAAGCAATGTATACGATACAAGCTTAACAGGAGTGCGACCAAATATCAGGACGGAAAACATTATAGG GATCTCTCCAAGCTCAATAGGAATCCTGGAAAGGTCATATACATCAGTGGCCATGCTTCAGAGTCATGTCTTCAGCAGGAAAACTGTGTCCAGATTAAGCCTTGGAAGCTTGAGGCAGATGATACAGCACTTCTAGATCTTATCCCGTTTCTCGAGT TTGTTGCGACTAGACCTCCACAGGATATTAGACCAGTGCTAGCATCTTATGAAGGAAAAGACATTCCAAAAGAGTTCATCAAACGTTCCCAGGATTATCAGAG GCGAATGCAGGAACAGAGGCAGGGCAGGAGTTTGTGGCGACACTGA
- the LOC116215745 gene encoding nonsense-mediated mRNA decay protein 2 codes for MEQTNVFSSLKLIQTAKHQILRKVSIKQLFMLLSVSLFSLVFSSSNCPSFLKAFNFDISTFPFRLFTHAVDKNCIFLICNGILVFLAKSSGLIKGSRTFRKGRKQAESLSFDMKAAQAFEYTDEHLSGGLRGSDDLVPVNTDRYSVKEVKRENEDDLDEASEVSKAEEEASAVVASGEEHHSIEEHENCAVSIEEDYGFDDQIGDDHRDDDQMEEQGEEEEDDVFGNKTTNLSMEELNKKFEEFIRRMKEEIKIEDQQQLAAV; via the coding sequence ATGGAGCAGACCAATGTATTCAGCAGCCTCAAACTCATTCAGACAGCAAAGCATCAGATCCTAAGGAAAGTGAGCATCAAACAACTGTTCATGTTGCTGTCTGTTTCTCTCTTCTCCCTTGTGTTCTCCAGCTCTAACTGCCCCTCCTTCCTCAAAGCGTTCAATTTCGACATCTCAACCTTCCCATTCAGGCTCTTCACGCACGCGGTCGACAAGAACTGCATATTCCTCATCTGCAATGGGATCCTCGTCTTCCTCGCCAAGAGCTCGGGCCTCATCAAGGGCAGCAGGACGTTCAGAAAGGGTAGAAAGCAAGCCGAATCACTATCTTTTGACATGAAAGCTGCACAAGCATTCGAATACACGGATGAACATTTGTCAGGTGGTCTGAGAGGTTCGGATGATTTGGTACCAGTAAATACAGACAGGTATTCGGTCAAAgaagtgaaaagagaaaatgaggACGACTTGGATGAAGCTTCCGAAGTATCGAAAGCAGAAGAAGAGGCAAGTGCTGTAGTGGCCAGTGGAGAAGAGCATCATTCGATCGAAGAACATGAAAATTGTGCAGTGTCAATAGAGGAAGACTACGGATTTGATGACCAAATCGGAGATGATCATCGTGATGATGATCAGATGGAAGagcaaggagaagaagaagaagacgacgtATTTGGAAATAAGACGACGAATTTGAGTATGGAAGAATTGAACAAGAAGTTCGAAGAGTTCATAAGAAGGATGAAGGAAGAAATTAAGATCGAGGACCAGCAGCAACTCGCCGCGGTCTAG